The Chloroflexus aggregans DSM 9485 genome segment CCGCCCAACGTGAGGGACAACCCATAAAAACCGGCGCCACGCTTGAGACCGGTACGGATACCGACCCGTTCTAGTAGCCGGATGGTGTAATCGATCCCGGCAAACTTTAGCGCCTTCACCGCCGGCATATTGAGCGAGTTTGCCAGCGCGGTACGGATACGCACCGGTCCGTTCCATTGACCGTTGTAATTCTGAGGGGCATACCAATCGCCGGTACCGGTTGGAAACTCGGTCGGAACGTCCCACAATACCGTCTCCGGTGTCATGCCTTGTTCCATCGCGGCCAGATAGGTAAACGGCTTCAGCGCCGAACCGGGTTGCCGTTCGCGGGTCGCGACATTCACCTGCCCATCGAGGACATTCCCCGACTCGCCGGGGGTCTTGGTCGGTTTCACCGCGTTGTAGTCGATACTCCCGACCATCGCCAGAATCTGGCCGGTGTTGGGTTGCATGATCACTACCGCTGCGTTATGGATGTTCCGCGACTCCAGCTCGGCGATGCGCTCGAAGGCGGTGGCTTGGGCCATACGCTGCAACTGCAGATCGAGGGTCGTCGTAATGCGCAAGCCGCCGCCATAGACAATCTGCGCGCCATAGCGCTGCAAGAGGAGATCTCGCACATAGAAGACGAAATGCGGTGCATTGAGCGGTGCCTCTTGCGGAGCAAAGCGTAGCGGTGTCGCCAGCGCCCGTCGCGCCTGCGCCTCAGTGATGTAGCCGTCTTCAACCATTCGGCGTAAGACGGCAGCTTGGCGGATGCGAGGAAGTGGTGTACCGGCCGGTAAACGTGCATTCGGGTCGAGCCAGGCGTCACCGACGAAGACCGGTGGCAAATAACCACCTTGCTCGTCGCGTTCGAGATAGTTGATCGGATTGTAGACAGAGGGTAACTGCGGTAGACCGGCCAGCAACGACGCCTGGTTCAGATCGAGTTCGGCAGCACTGACACCAAAATAAACTTCGCTGGCTGCCTGAATCCCATAGGCAAGATTGCCGTAGAAGTTCTCGTTGAGATACAGCTCGAGAATCTGATCTTTGGTATAGATGCGATCAAGCTCTTGGGCCAGAATAATCTCTTTGAGTTTTCGTTCGTAGCGGCGCTCCGGTAATCGCTCTTCCGGTGTCAACACACTATTTTTAATCACCTGCTGGGTGATGGTTGACGCTCCACCCACCTCTTCGCCCACTCGTAAGCTATCGACCAGCGTGCGGATGATACCGGCCAGATCGATACCGGGATTGGTGTAAAAGGTTTTATCTTCGATAGCGATGGTTGCCTGTATTAAGAGAGGGCTAATCTCGTCAATCGAGACTTTCGTGCGTTTACCGGTATCAAAGAATTCGTAGAGCAATTCGCCGTTGCGGTCGAAAATGCGGGAGTTTTCAAACAAGGCCCGATTATCGAGTAAGGCCAGGCGTGGACGAAGGCTCTCGGCGACCTGGATGTAGGCATTGTAGAAAAAGCCGGTGAGTGCGATGAGCACAACGGCAATCAGCCCGAATACGGCTAAGAGCGCGTTTATGAGCCAGCGACCCAACGGTGACCGCGGTGTAGGACGACCACGCACCAGACGCGGTGGGATATGGCGACGACCGTTGCGGCCATTACGCTGGTATGACGATAGACGACGCGAACGTATCATAGTTGACGAGAAACACCTGTCGGTGTTGGCAACGATTATTCATATGCGCTTTGATGAGCGCCGACGGTAGTATAGCATATAGTGGTCTGTTGTAACTGATACGCAGATGAGAATGGGATCGGGTAGAATGAACGTGATACGTGAGAGTGTATCCCAACGATACCATGAATCAATCATCGCTTGTTACGCCGACCATTTTGATTACAGGCCTTATTACCCTCCTCGTCACGTTGATCGGTGATACGGTGACTGCCGCCACCGATTGGCATATGGTGTGGCTGAGCGGCGCAAGTTTGTTGGTTGGGCTAGAAGCAATCGCGTTGCGTTCGCGAATGGTTGCCGGACTACATGAAACCCAGGGTGGTGCGGTGCGGTATCTGGCCGTTGAGGTGTTTGGACTGATAGCGCTAGCCCGGATCGTTGCGACCCTAGGACAGGGTCGCAACGGTTGGGCTGCGATGACGACGTGGATTACCGATCCGCTCGCCGCGTTCGACGCTCCATTTCTGTTTTGCTTGCTCACGCTACTAACCGTGGCAGTCCTGAGCCGCAGTGGTATCGCTGCAATTGCCGCACTTACGCCAAACTCTCCGCTCAAGACACCATTGCAGAGTCTTGACATGCTTTTTTACCGCAGTGACGCCATCGCCCGCCGCCAAGCAGCCGTCTCTGCCCTGAGTCGGGCAGTCGGTTGGGGTGGGCTACTGATGATCGTTACCCTGGGTGTGCAATATCGCCAGCACACGCTCCCACTCAGTACAACCGGTTGGATGGCGATCTACCTTGCCGGTGGCCTAAGCCTGATTACGCTGGCCCAGCGTCGAGCTTTGTTGGCCGATTGGCAGAGCGATGAAGCCGATATTGCGCCTGAGGTTAATCGACGTTGGCAATGGCTGAGTATGAGTACTATTGGATTGGTACTTGTCTTAGCACTCGCCCTTCCGGTGCAGGTGGCGCCTCTCGTTCCAGATGACTGGCAAGAGACACTTTTGTTAATCGGTGGGATTGTTCTCTTGTGCGCGATGATCCTTTCATTACTGTTTATCGGGATGCTGAGTCTTGTGGCACTGCTGCCGTTGATGTTACTGATGATCTTGAGTTCGCTCATGAACACATCGGCAAATGCGGTGACGTCAATCGTACCACCAATCCTGCCACCATCTGTCGAGAGTACACCACCAGTATGGCCGGGGTTAATCTTCTGGGTGTGTATCGCGCTGCTGACCGGTTTAGCGTTTTGGACGATCGTGCGCCGTCAACAATGGGTGAAGCAGGGATGGCCGCAATTGTACGAGTGGATAACCGCTGCTCGGCAACAGATAAAACAACGGCGCCGAGATCGGCGCTGGCGACTATCGTTTGGGCGACGGCCCACTGCCTCACCAGACCCGATCCGCCCACCGGTTGATATTGCGATCACCTGCTACCACGCGGCTTTGCGCTACGCTGCCGATCAAGGTTACCCACGCCAACCAGCACAAACACCGGCAGAGTTTGCCGAGCATACGGTCCCGCAGTTAGCCGAAGCCGGTGAAGAATTACGCGCACTAACGCTTGCGTATCACCGCGCCGCATATGCCGGACACGCATCTGATCCGGTTGAACGGCAGCAGGTGCGTACCCTGTTACGTCGCTTCCGACAAAAGATTATGCAAAGGCGCAGAGTGCGCAAAATATAGATGAGGATTGAAGGCGTGCCTGTGCGCGCTCAGCGCCTGCATTCTTCCTACCCAGATGTTGTGGTCGCCGCCATCCGGCGCGGCATCAGCACCGTATAATCAAAATCGAGCACTACCGCCGGATCGTAATTGCCATCGGCGTCACGGTAGGGAAAATCGTGGCACGGTCGATCCTTGGTGGCAACGGTGCGTACCCGCAAGGCACCGACATCATCACGCCCCGGAATTTCCATTTTGTCGAGAATCTCCGACCAGGCGTAGATAGTATCACCGGCAAAGCTGGGGTTTGTGTGACGACCGCCATTGATAGCAGCGATGCTGAACGCATTGGCGAGGCCGTTGAACGAGAGCGAACGGGCGAGGCTGATGATATGACCGCCGTAGACAATCCGCCGACCAAACCGACCCTCACGCTCAACGTGGAGGTTAAAGTGAACGCGGGCCGTATTCTGATACAGCCTCGTGGCCTGCATATGCTCGGCTTCCTCGATAGTGACCCCATCGATATGATCGATCTTCTCCCCAACCTCATAATCTTCCCACACATATGAGCTACCGGCACGCACAAGATCGTACTGGCCGGGGGCAATCTGGTAAGGCACTTGCAACTCGCCCACCGGAACGGCATCGGGCAACGACGGTATTACCGGTTCTGGCGCCGGTGCATTTAGATCACGTTTGCGCACCATCACCCAGCGAATATATTCTAAGACCATCTCGCCGCGCTGATTGACTCCTACCGAGTGGACATAGACAACACCGGTTTTACCATCTTTGTTCTGACGTAACCCGATCACTTTTGAGGTGGTTGAAAGGGTGTCGCCGGGATACACCACCGCGCCAAACCGGCCACCGGCATAGCCGAGATTGGCGATAGCATTGAGGGAAATATCGGGCACCGTCTTACCGAAAACAATGTGAAAGACGAGCATGCTATCGAGGGGGGCACGGTCCAGGCCGAGATTCTGGGCAAACGGAGTCGATGATGTTACGGCAAAACGTGAGCCGTAGAGCGAGGTATAGAGGGCAACATCTCCTTCAGTGACGGTGCGCGGCGTAGCGTGAACGATCTCTTGGCCAAGCCGAAAATCCTCGAAGAAATTGCCGGGATTGGTTTTGTTGATCATTCGGTTCTCCTTTTATGGATGGCAATGCGATTTGGGCAACGCACCACCGCGGTGGCGACGCACGGCCGCGGTGGCGACGCACCGCCGTGTGGGCGACGCACCACCGCGGTGGCGACGCACCACCACGATTGGGCGACGCACGCCGTGTGGGCGACGCACCACCGCGGTGGCGACGCACCACCACGATTGGGCAACGCACGACCGTGTGGGCGACGCACCACCGCGGTGGCGACGCACCACCACGATTGGGCGACGCACGCCGTGTGGGCGACGCACCACCGCAGTAGCGACGCACGACCGTGTGGGCGACGCACCACCGCGGTGGCGACGCACCGCCGCAGTGGCGACGCACCACCGCGGTGGCGACGCACCGCCGCAGTGGCGACGCACCACCGCAGTGGCGACGCACCACCGCAGTGGCGACGCACCGCCGCAGTGGCGACGCACCACCGCGGTGGCGACGCACCGCCGCAGTGGCGACGCACCACCGCAGTGGCGACGCACCACCACGATTGGGCGACGCACGCCGTGTGGGCGACGCACCACCGCAGTGGCGACGCACCACCGCAGTGGCGACGCACCACCACGATTGGGCGACGCACGCCGTGTGGGCGACGCACCACCGCAGTGGCGACGCACCACCGCAGTGGCGACGCACCGCCGCAGTGGCGACGCACCACCGCGGTGGCGACGCACCGCCGCAGTGGCGACGCACCACCGCAGTGGCGACGCACCACCGCAGTAGCGACGCACCACCGCAGTGGCGACGCACCACCGCAGTGGCGACGCACGGCGTGCGTCGCCCCAATTATTCCGTAAACCCGTAGGCCTTGGCCAATTCGGGGTCTTTTTTGGCGATCATGCGGGCAAGGTCAACGATCACCTTGGCCTGCTTCCACGTCGCGTCGTCTTGCATCTTACCGTCGATCATTGCCACGCCAGAACCATCGGGCATTGCCTCAAGGATGCGTTTGGCGAAAAGCACCTCATTCACATCAGGACTAAAGACACGCTTGGCAATGGGGATTTGATTTGGCGCCAACGACCACGCACCGGTACAGCCGAGCAAGAAGGCGTTGCGGAATTGGGCTTCACATGCGGCTTCATCCTTTATATCGCCGAAGGGTCCGTAGAAGGCACGTAGCCCGTTCGAGACGGCCACATCCACCATGCGGGCAATCGTGTAGTGCCAGAGGTCTTGCTGGAAGAAGGCGCGTTCGGTTTGGCCCTCTTGCGGGTCGGCCAGGACGCCGTAGAACGGATGGCCGCCGCCGACGCGGGTGGTCTTCATCCCACGCGAGGCGGCCAGATCGGCGGGGCCGAGGCTGAAGCCGTGCATACGCGGGCTGGCTCCGGCAATCGCTTCGAGGTTGACCATCCCTTGCGCCGTCTCAAGAAGGGCGTGAATGAGAATGGGCTTGCGAATCTGATGTTTGGCCTCTAGCAGAGCAAGATATTGATCGACAAAGTGGATATCCCACGGCCCTTCAACTTTCGGGATCATGATGACATCGAGTTTATTACCGACATTCGCCACAATCTCGGCAATATCATCGAGCACCCATGGGCTGTTGAGGGCATTGACCCGCACCCAGACTGCCGTATCGCCGAAATCGGTGTTGCGCACAACCTCGATAAAGCCGGCCCGGGCAGCCTCTTTCGCATCAACCGGAATTGCATCTTCGAGGTTGCCGCACAAGACATCAACTTGCCTGGCAACTTCGGGAATGCGGGCACGAATCTTTTCTACGTGGGGTGGGAAGAAGTGAACAACTCGCTCTGGGCGCACCGGCAATTCACGGATTGGTTCAGGAGCACCGATGGCTAATGGCTTGTAGAAATTGTGCGGTAGTTTACGCATTATATCCCCTCCTCAAAGATTACGCTCAACGCGAAGCCACAACGCGATGATGGCGGTGTTGTACCAACATTGTAGACTGTAATGCCTCTGCGTGACCCTCATTCCTCCGGCCCGGCGACAATGCCCTCATCGTGTAAGCGCCCTACTTCACCTTCACTCAACCCCAACACTTCCAGTAAAATCTCGTCGGTATGTTCACCAAGCCGGGGTGCAGGTCGCACGGGTAAGCGAGGCACCTGGCTGAAATCAAGCGGCGATCCGGCCATCAGGTATGAACCGATCCCCGGTTGTTCGACCATAGCAAACATTGGGTTATCGGTAGAGCAATCTGGGTCTTGAGCAATCGCTTCGCGTACCGTCCGGTACGGCGCCCACGTCACACGGTGTTGCTCGAATACCTTGCGTACCTCGGCGAGCGTGCGCGCGTGAAACCATGGTTCAAGCAGTGCAGCAATCTCACGGCGAGCGCGGAATCGGTCGCCCTCTTCATCCATGTTGAGACCCAATCGCTCGCCGAGAGCGTTGAACGCATCGCTCAGGCCGGTCGCCTTCCCCAACGCCTTCCATTGCAAATCGGTCAACCCAACCACCATCACCCGCTTCCCGTCGAGTGTCTCGAAATCGCGCCCAAAAGCACCATAGAGATAATTCCCCTGTTTGGGACGATCGGTGTCATTCACCATCACCTCGGCGATCATACCGAGATGGCCGATCATCGCCAGCCCGACATCTTTGAGGGCCAGTTTGACCAGTTGCCCTTCACCGGTCAGCCGGCGATGACGTTCGGCAGCCAACAAGCCGAGCGCAATCATGTGGCCGGTGATGAGATCCCACGCCGGTAACACATGATTGACAACATCGGGCGAGGTAACGGGGCCGGTCATAAATGGCAGGCCAAGTTGCGGATTGACGGTATAATCGACCTCCGACCCACCATCCCGTCGGCCAACCAGATTCACCATAACCAAATCGGCGCGATGACGCTTAAGCGCATCGTAGCTCAACCAACCACGGGCGGGAAAGTTGGTAATGAAGAGACCGGCGTTATCACCGGGAGCGCAGATCAATTGGGTCAGCAGCTCTTGACCACGCGGATGGCGAATATCGACCGCGATAGAGCGTTTGCCTTTGTTGAGACCGGCCCAAAACAAGCTATGCTTTCCATCAAGGGTAACCGGCCAGCGCTTGTAATCGAGACCACCACCGATGGGATCGAAGCGAATCACATCGGCCCCCAACTGAGCCAACGTCATCCCACCGAGCGGTGCAGCAACAAAGGCTGAGCCTTCGACGACACGCATACCACTGAGAATGCCGTTCATGGACTCCTCTTGCCGTATCAGACTGTGACGATCACGCGGAACCGTCACAGTGCTAAACCCTCTGCCTAAATCACTCGCTTGGCGCGTAACTCACCGATCTGCTCATCAGTCATATTCAGCCACTCTTTCAACACCTCCTCCGTATGTTCGCCGAGCTTGGGACCAAGCGAGCGAATCTTGCCGGGAGTTTCCGAGAGTTTCGGCACGATATTGGGCAGAATCAGCGTTTCACCAAGATTCTCGGCGTCGATGGCGACCAAATTGCGCCGAGCATGCACATGGCGATCACCGAAGAAGTCGGCAATATCGTTGAGCGGTGCTGCCGGCGTGGCAGTTGCGTAGCACCGTTCGAGGACTTCGGCGCGGGTTAACGAGCTACACCAGTCACGCACGATCTCGTTAACATCACTGGCGTGGGCAAGACGGACTTTCTGATCGCCATACACACTCGACGAGGCCAACTCAGGGCGGCCCATCGCGTTGGCAAGGCGGGCAAAGAGCTTGTCGGTCGCGCACGAGATCGCCACCCATTTACCATCTTTGGTCTGGAAGTGACCGTGGGGACAGGCAAACTCGTTGTAGTGCGAGCCGTGCCGCTCACGCACCTTACCGTACATCCCATACGCGGGCACCAATTCATCGCTACAGCGGAAGACCGACTCGTAGAGCGCAGCATCAACATACTGACCGCAACCGGTCTGTTCGCGGTAGCGCAAAGCGAGCAGAACCCCGATACAGCCGTATAGACCGGTCATGTAATCGGCGAGGGTGGTTGAACCGGGCGTGACCGGCGTCCCCTTCGGCATACCGGCCAGGTACGCGATCCCACCGACGGCGTGGGCGATGCGGGCAAAGCCGGGACGGTCACGGTAGGGACCGGTTTGGCCGTACCCGGTCACACGGAGCATAATCAAGCGTGGGTTAATCTTGCTGAGCACATCCCAGCCTAATCCCCACTTTTCGAGTGTTCCGGTGCGAAAATTCTCGCAGAGCACATCCGCTTGTGCAACCAGTTCTTTAAAAACCCGCGCCCCTTCAGGATGTTGCAGATTCAGCGTTACCGAACGCTTATTACGCGACTCGCTCAGCCACGTTAACGTATCACCGCGTGCAGTCGGGGTGCCAAACCGACGTAGCGCATCACCGCCAATCGGATGTTCAACCTTCAACACATCGGCACCAAACTCGCCGAGCAACGTTGCACAGAAGGGCGCCGCAATCACGGTTGCGGCATCAATGACGCGAAGGCCTGCTAAAGGCAAGGTCGTATCGGTTTCAGCCATCACCTATACCTCGTTCTATATGTGGGTTGCAACGGAGAATAGTACACCTCGTATCTTCACCTTTGCCGGTTTACGTCCTAGCGGCACGTCCTAGATAATTTTGCGGCTACGCAAATGCTTGATCTCTTCAGCAGAAATACCAAGCAACTCGCGGAGCACCTCATACGTCGCATTACCCAGCGACGGCCCAAGATTGGTAATCCGGCCCGGTGTTTCAGATAGAGTCGGGATCACATTGGGAACAACCACTTCACCGACACCCTCGGCTTCGATCCGAGCCAGATTGCCCCGTGCCCGAAAATGCTCATCGTTGAACATATCGGCAATACTGTTGAGTGGGCCAACCGGTACCTCTTTTTCAAGGCAGCGGCGCATCACCTCATCGCGAGTTAGGGAACCGACCCACTCAATGGTAATCTGATTCACGACATCGCGGGCTGCCAGGCGCTTCCGTTGGTCGCCGTACAACTCGGGCGAAGCCAATTCGGGCCGTTCCATTGCTTCGGCCAAACGCTCAAACATCTTATCGGTGGTACAGGCAATCGCCACCCACTTCCCGTCTTTGGTGCGAAAATGGCCATGGGGCACAGCGATAAAGCTTCCTGCACCTTCACGCTCCCGAATCTTGCCGAACAGACCGTAAGCCGGGGCAATTTCATCAAGAATACGAAATACGGCTTCATAAATCCCGACATCGATCAACTGGCCACGCCCGGTCTTCTCACGATGGCGGAGTGCGATCAAGATCCCAATCGCACCGAAAAGACTGGCGATATAATCACCGAGCGGTGCTGTCCCGGGCAAGACCGGCGTTTCACCGGGAAAGCCGGCAAGGTACGATAGACCGCTGAAGGCATGGGCAATGTGGGCAAAACCGGATCGGCGGCGGTACGGACCGGTTTGGCCGTACCCCGATACACGCAGCATAATCAAGCCGGGGTTGACAGACTGCAACGTCGGCCACGATAACCCCCACTCCTCCATCGTACCAGGGCGAAAATTCTCGACTAAAATATCAGATTTCGCTACCAGCTTCAGAAAGAGTTCCACGCCTTCCTGCTGCCGCAAATCGATGGTTACCGACTTGCGGTTCCGTGCTTCACTCAGCCACGCTAGCGTAGCGTCATGGCGTGTAGTAGCCGTGCCGAATCGGCGCATCGGGTCGCCCCCAAGAGGATGTTCAACCTTCAACACCTCGGCGCCAAATTCCCCTAAAATTGAAGCTGCGTAAGGACCGGCCAAGAAATTACCGACATCGATCACACGAATGCCGCTGAGCGGTAGTCGATCACGTACTACAGCCGGGTCTGGTTGCGGTTCAGCAGCAGGAGGGGCCGGATCGGCGACTGATGCAGCTTCGACGTCTGTCGTCGCTACAGCAGGCGTTTCAGTCTCCGTCATCTCAGTGGTTGACTGGGTCGTTTTTGTCGGACGTGAGCCTTTTGCCATCGTTTACCGCTCCTCAAAATACACAAAATGAACTACCGCATAGAGCAAATCAAGGCCCTACACGGTCCACCATGGCCATGAGTTTTGCGAAAGAAGACAAGGGGTAAAAAACTCGTGTAACATTAATATAGCATAGAGTAATCGATTGTGCAATTGCTGGTTCCTAACTTTTAACTGTGAGTTGATACAAGTAAATCCTTATGGCTGACTTGTTAGACTATAGAGGGGAGCATAAGAAATCAGAGATAGACCACACAGCCGATCTCTGGGTCTTCGCATAACAGGATGAGGCAACCGTAGTATAGCAAGGAGCGAACGACTATGAGCGAAGCGGACTGGACGGCGTGGATCGGACGAACGGAGCTGGTTGAGGATAACATTTGCCTCACACAGGCACTAGCGGCAGCAGCCACCCTTGAACCACCCTCGGCTCCACTCACCACAGGAGCACCCTTACCCCCCCTGTGGCATTGGTTTTACTTTCTCCCCCGCGCACCACAATCACAACTCGGTAGCGACGGTCATCCCCAGCGCGGTGGTTTTATCCCACCGATCCCGTATCCGCGCCGTATGTTTGCAGGAGCACGGATCCGTTTTCACCGGCCGCTACTGATCGGGCAGCCGGCCCGTCGTGAGGGCGTAATTCGCAATATCACCCAAAAGACCGGACGCACCGGCCCACTCGCTTTCGTTACCGTTGGCTATCAGATTTTTCAAGGTGATACGCTATGCATCGAAGAGGAACAGGATATCGTCTATCGCGAACCGGGTACACCGGTACCGGCACCGGTGCCGGTTGAGCTGCCACCGGTCACCGATGCTATTACCCGCACTGTTATCCCTGACCCACGCCTGCTCTTCCGCTTCTCGGCGTTAACGTTTAATGCACACCGCATCCACTACGACCGTCCGTATGCCCAGCAGGAAGAAGGCTACCCCGGTTTGGTCGTGCATGGCCCGCTTGTCGCTGTGCTGCTGATGGAGCTTACCCGCCACAATACCACCCGCCCGATCAGTGGCTTCCGGTTCCGTAGTCAAGCGCCACTATTCGATCTTGCCCCGTTCCGCCTTGTCGCCCGCTTTGGCACCGATCAGGTTGAATTGGAAGCGCAAGGGCCGGATGGGACCTCTGCCCTCACGGCCACCGCCGAACTTGGGGGAGGTAACGAATAACACCACGCATCGTGTGAAGACAGGAGGGGCAGAGCCGTTATTTGTGGCTCTGCCCCTCTTGTAAGATCGGGTTCGTGCATAACCGTATGTCTTTGGCACGGAACGAACCGATCTAGATAACCGTCTTCTTATCTTTCGAGGCAGGAAATGTGAATTTTGTCACTCTTTTTTGTAACTACTGTCACAATTTATGTTTTATCGTGATTTTTATCACACATTTTCTGCAACAAATATCACAATTTATACAAAATAGATCATATTACAATTCTTAGTGGTAATATTTTCACCCAATTCCCACCGATGTCCTGCTAGCATTGAGCTTGCATTGCTCTCCCCGTATCGAGGCAGAGATCACGCACGAGCACACGGCGGTTGCCTCTCGATGAGGCCACAACCGTGTCTACCCGTATCTCACCATCTAACAGTGCAGATTGGTAGGCCTGCCTTTGCGATACCGAGAGTAATGAATTGAGTAGTGAGATAGTCAACAATAGTAAGAGAGGAGTGCAGGAGTGGAAGCAGAAATGCAACTGTTTGTCGACTCGCTGCGGCGCAACATGACCGCCGAAGACGTGGTGAACCTCGAAGCATGCATGAACTGCAAGATGTGCGGGGAGGCGTGCGCGTGGTATCTCGTGACCGGCGATGAAAAGCTCCATCCAACCCACAAGACCGGTTTTCTCCGCCAGATTTACCAGCGCTATCTGACGGTCGAAGGGCGGATCGGTGGTGCGCTTGGTCTCGTGCCGACACCCACCGTTGCCGATCTGAAAGAGAATATGCAGTATTTCTGGGCATGTACAGCTTGTGGGCGCTGTACGTTGGCTTGTCCGTCCGGTATCAGCATTCGCCGCATGGTGCGTCTAGCCCGTGCCGCCTACACCGATTCCGGTTTGAGCCAGACAAATCCGACTATTCGTTCGATTATCGAGAATACCGATCGCCATCGACACAGTTTTGGTTTAACCGCTGCACAGGTCCTCGGACGAGTCGGCCTCTTCTTGCGCAGTGAAGGACTGGAAGTGCCGGTCAATGTGTCCGGCGCCGAACTGCTCTTTGTTTGTCCGGCTGCCGGAAATACCAAAATCCCCGATTACGGCATCAAACTCATTAAAATTCTTAACGCCGCCGGTGTCAGTTATACCATTTCACCTTATGTTATCGATACCGGTACTGAAATTGATCATATTGCTGTTCATCACAACCTGTCGAAGCAAATGTTGTTGGACTGGGAGGAGGAAGCCGATCGGTTAGGTGTGAAAGCGATCCTGCTGGTGGAATGTGGCTGCGATACGCGCACTCTATACGCCGAGGCAACCGAAACGCTTGGTCGCCCCTTCCGCTACCCGATTATCAGTGTTGATTCACTGATGCTTGATCTAATCCGAGAAGGACGGTTACCGGTTGAAAAGACCCAGTTGAAGGTAACCCTGCACGATCCATGCTACGCAACGCGCCTCTCTGGGTTGGGTGATCTGTTCCGCGAGCTGCTGAATCTGGTTACCGATAATTTCATCGAGATGACGCCAAACCGCGAGCACAACTACTGCTGCAACGGTGGGGCCGGTGGCATGCGGTTGCCGGAAAACACGAATCTACGGCGCAAGATCTCGGTGCT includes the following:
- a CDS encoding transglycosylase domain-containing protein, yielding MIRSRRLSSYQRNGRNGRRHIPPRLVRGRPTPRSPLGRWLINALLAVFGLIAVVLIALTGFFYNAYIQVAESLRPRLALLDNRALFENSRIFDRNGELLYEFFDTGKRTKVSIDEISPLLIQATIAIEDKTFYTNPGIDLAGIIRTLVDSLRVGEEVGGASTITQQVIKNSVLTPEERLPERRYERKLKEIILAQELDRIYTKDQILELYLNENFYGNLAYGIQAASEVYFGVSAAELDLNQASLLAGLPQLPSVYNPINYLERDEQGGYLPPVFVGDAWLDPNARLPAGTPLPRIRQAAVLRRMVEDGYITEAQARRALATPLRFAPQEAPLNAPHFVFYVRDLLLQRYGAQIVYGGGLRITTTLDLQLQRMAQATAFERIAELESRNIHNAAVVIMQPNTGQILAMVGSIDYNAVKPTKTPGESGNVLDGQVNVATRERQPGSALKPFTYLAAMEQGMTPETVLWDVPTEFPTGTGDWYAPQNYNGQWNGPVRIRTALANSLNMPAVKALKFAGIDYTIRLLERVGIRTGLKRGAGFYGLSLTLGGGEVSPLELTTAYNTLASGGRYFPPVAILEITDSQGRTLERFTQPPGEEVVDPALVAIISDMLSDDRARQAIWGLNSPLRLSQPAAVKTGTTNDWRDAWAVGYTPFVTVGVWTGNNNNEPTARVESLTGGGIIWRNVMENIFRLIAEDERYRTLFAAPFPDGEVQTEFILPEEVVRRPICELPGPFGGYREELFTQQMLKQLEEAALLSPTPTANLTNLIAGNVLCSAYDKVTVVRIPTPEEWTSTGELRPNPPPAPPTDPKAPPPPQDLSALTDGAYCRPAPEASYPPELVREIYLWKLPPPDPDEKVEYKWRGGDATVPLKYEDLPVCTEEMFKPPVPVPPVEGAILMPDLRRLGENQAKEVLALLGIDPGRIYVDYQGPDRAGEDYYRYGPYVVLSSLPAAGEWILPDTTIVLGIRAPDPEPPPPTPDSQ
- a CDS encoding DUF4129 domain-containing protein, giving the protein MNQSSLVTPTILITGLITLLVTLIGDTVTAATDWHMVWLSGASLLVGLEAIALRSRMVAGLHETQGGAVRYLAVEVFGLIALARIVATLGQGRNGWAAMTTWITDPLAAFDAPFLFCLLTLLTVAVLSRSGIAAIAALTPNSPLKTPLQSLDMLFYRSDAIARRQAAVSALSRAVGWGGLLMIVTLGVQYRQHTLPLSTTGWMAIYLAGGLSLITLAQRRALLADWQSDEADIAPEVNRRWQWLSMSTIGLVLVLALALPVQVAPLVPDDWQETLLLIGGIVLLCAMILSLLFIGMLSLVALLPLMLLMILSSLMNTSANAVTSIVPPILPPSVESTPPVWPGLIFWVCIALLTGLAFWTIVRRQQWVKQGWPQLYEWITAARQQIKQRRRDRRWRLSFGRRPTASPDPIRPPVDIAITCYHAALRYAADQGYPRQPAQTPAEFAEHTVPQLAEAGEELRALTLAYHRAAYAGHASDPVERQQVRTLLRRFRQKIMQRRRVRKI
- a CDS encoding MaoC family dehydratase — encoded protein: MINKTNPGNFFEDFRLGQEIVHATPRTVTEGDVALYTSLYGSRFAVTSSTPFAQNLGLDRAPLDSMLVFHIVFGKTVPDISLNAIANLGYAGGRFGAVVYPGDTLSTTSKVIGLRQNKDGKTGVVYVHSVGVNQRGEMVLEYIRWVMVRKRDLNAPAPEPVIPSLPDAVPVGELQVPYQIAPGQYDLVRAGSSYVWEDYEVGEKIDHIDGVTIEEAEHMQATRLYQNTARVHFNLHVEREGRFGRRIVYGGHIISLARSLSFNGLANAFSIAAINGGRHTNPSFAGDTIYAWSEILDKMEIPGRDDVGALRVRTVATKDRPCHDFPYRDADGNYDPAVVLDFDYTVLMPRRMAATTTSG
- a CDS encoding HpcH/HpaI aldolase/citrate lyase family protein, with the protein product MRKLPHNFYKPLAIGAPEPIRELPVRPERVVHFFPPHVEKIRARIPEVARQVDVLCGNLEDAIPVDAKEAARAGFIEVVRNTDFGDTAVWVRVNALNSPWVLDDIAEIVANVGNKLDVIMIPKVEGPWDIHFVDQYLALLEAKHQIRKPILIHALLETAQGMVNLEAIAGASPRMHGFSLGPADLAASRGMKTTRVGGGHPFYGVLADPQEGQTERAFFQQDLWHYTIARMVDVAVSNGLRAFYGPFGDIKDEAACEAQFRNAFLLGCTGAWSLAPNQIPIAKRVFSPDVNEVLFAKRILEAMPDGSGVAMIDGKMQDDATWKQAKVIVDLARMIAKKDPELAKAYGFTE
- a CDS encoding 2-methylfumaryl-CoA isomerase; its protein translation is MNGILSGMRVVEGSAFVAAPLGGMTLAQLGADVIRFDPIGGGLDYKRWPVTLDGKHSLFWAGLNKGKRSIAVDIRHPRGQELLTQLICAPGDNAGLFITNFPARGWLSYDALKRHRADLVMVNLVGRRDGGSEVDYTVNPQLGLPFMTGPVTSPDVVNHVLPAWDLITGHMIALGLLAAERHRRLTGEGQLVKLALKDVGLAMIGHLGMIAEVMVNDTDRPKQGNYLYGAFGRDFETLDGKRVMVVGLTDLQWKALGKATGLSDAFNALGERLGLNMDEEGDRFRARREIAALLEPWFHARTLAEVRKVFEQHRVTWAPYRTVREAIAQDPDCSTDNPMFAMVEQPGIGSYLMAGSPLDFSQVPRLPVRPAPRLGEHTDEILLEVLGLSEGEVGRLHDEGIVAGPEE